In the genome of Pseudomonadota bacterium, one region contains:
- a CDS encoding HEAT repeat domain-containing protein encodes MACILLFVNGVTAQDAFDDRQVLADSSVTTYLQVDVSGDLVTLTAHNAGVRDVLDEIARQSDLIVVSHDPLAHRLTLDIERLPLSEALNRIMRGQSYLLYQAQAATGARNANHERRSTLWVFSGRSAGDPDHTQAAVRFSSDPASAIKVLQAELTSDDIHVRQEAIKGLRRLKADEAIAPLRFALADEDKKVRVKAIYALAYIGGDNAGAALATASGDENAWVRAETAYALGVVGGEFAIEVLKHALQDADSDVRRSAIEALTEIGGGQSARALAIAVQDADVSLRVEAVEALADIGGEKAIRLLNQALDDQDNAVRKAANEVLTELLSEDL; translated from the coding sequence ATGGCGTGCATTTTGCTTTTTGTCAACGGCGTCACAGCACAAGATGCTTTCGACGACAGGCAGGTATTAGCCGATAGCAGCGTAACGACCTACCTGCAGGTCGATGTAAGCGGCGATCTCGTGACGCTGACGGCGCACAACGCAGGTGTTCGGGATGTCCTGGATGAGATTGCTCGCCAAAGCGATCTGATCGTCGTCTCGCATGATCCGTTGGCACATCGACTCACCCTGGATATTGAACGGCTTCCGTTGTCCGAGGCGTTGAACCGCATCATGCGGGGTCAAAGCTACCTGCTGTATCAGGCCCAGGCGGCAACCGGCGCAAGAAACGCGAACCATGAGCGTCGAAGCACCCTGTGGGTTTTCTCCGGTAGATCAGCGGGTGACCCAGATCATACGCAAGCTGCCGTTCGCTTTTCATCGGATCCCGCATCCGCTATCAAGGTGCTGCAAGCGGAGCTTACGAGCGATGACATCCACGTCAGGCAGGAGGCCATCAAGGGTCTGAGAAGGCTTAAGGCGGACGAAGCCATTGCGCCTCTGAGATTCGCCCTGGCCGACGAAGATAAGAAAGTCCGCGTTAAGGCTATTTATGCGCTGGCATACATTGGGGGAGATAATGCCGGTGCTGCACTGGCCACCGCTTCGGGCGATGAGAACGCATGGGTTCGGGCGGAAACGGCCTATGCGTTGGGCGTGGTTGGCGGCGAATTTGCCATTGAGGTCCTCAAACATGCGCTCCAGGATGCGGATAGCGACGTGCGGCGATCGGCCATCGAGGCGCTCACGGAAATCGGCGGGGGGCAATCCGCTCGAGCACTGGCTATCGCGGTGCAAGACGCGGACGTCTCACTCCGGGTGGAGGCCGTCGAGGCTTTGGCGGACATCGGTGGGGAAAAGGCCATCCGTCTTTTGAACCAGGCGTTGGACGATCAGGACAACGCTGTGCGAAAAGCCGCCAACGAAGTGTTAACCGAGTTGCTGAGCGAAGACCTATGA
- a CDS encoding acetolactate synthase large subunit: MKVAELFVRCLEKEGVRYVFGIPGEENIDFMDALLDSKLEFILTRHEQGAAFMADVCGRLTGRAGVCLATLGPGATNLITGVADANMDRAPVVALAGQVDTGRMHKESHQHLDLVKMFEPISKYSTQIRTPGVVPEVLRKAFKEAEREKPGVSFIELPEDIADMQADGEPLKVQRPSKPYPTPQKVRQAAELISNSRNPIVLAGNGVIRGSASGELLAFAEKLNIPVAMTFMAKGALPFSHPLSLGTVGLQGADYVASGFEKADLVICVGYDLVEYSPASWHPNRDKKIIHIDATPAEVDAHYVLEAGVVGDIAEALNEIADQARPRESKIAHSLRQIIVDELQAYENDQGFPVKPQKIVSDLRRVLDKEDIAISDVGAHKMWMARMYKAEAPNTCIISNGFASMGIALPGAIAAKLTYPERKVVAVTGDAGFLMNCQELETAVRLGLELVVLIWNDSKYGLIEWHQNKKFGRTSHIDFSNPDFVKFAESFGAKGYRVESAGDLLPTLEQALSCGTVAIVDCPVDYRENMILTEKLGNLKVRI, from the coding sequence ATGAAAGTTGCAGAGCTTTTCGTCCGTTGCCTGGAAAAAGAAGGTGTCAGGTACGTGTTTGGCATACCCGGTGAAGAAAACATCGATTTCATGGATGCCTTGTTGGACAGCAAGCTCGAATTCATCCTGACGCGACACGAACAGGGGGCGGCATTCATGGCCGATGTGTGCGGCCGGCTGACCGGCCGGGCCGGTGTTTGTCTTGCGACCCTCGGTCCGGGCGCAACCAACCTCATAACGGGGGTGGCCGATGCGAACATGGATCGGGCGCCGGTCGTGGCGCTTGCCGGCCAGGTCGATACAGGTCGCATGCACAAGGAAAGCCACCAGCACTTGGACCTGGTGAAAATGTTCGAGCCGATTTCCAAGTACTCGACGCAAATTCGCACGCCGGGCGTGGTTCCCGAAGTGCTTCGCAAGGCGTTCAAGGAAGCGGAGAGGGAGAAGCCGGGGGTCAGTTTCATCGAGCTGCCCGAAGACATAGCCGATATGCAGGCGGACGGTGAGCCGTTGAAAGTCCAGCGCCCGAGCAAGCCGTATCCGACGCCGCAGAAAGTGAGGCAGGCGGCGGAGCTGATATCCAATTCGCGAAACCCGATCGTGCTGGCGGGTAATGGCGTGATTCGCGGCTCCGCCAGCGGCGAACTGCTGGCGTTTGCCGAGAAGCTCAACATCCCGGTAGCGATGACTTTCATGGCCAAGGGTGCGTTGCCGTTTTCCCATCCACTGTCGCTGGGTACGGTGGGGCTTCAGGGCGCGGACTATGTTGCCAGCGGTTTTGAAAAGGCGGACCTGGTCATTTGCGTCGGCTACGACCTGGTGGAGTATTCGCCGGCAAGCTGGCATCCGAACCGGGATAAGAAGATTATTCACATAGACGCGACACCGGCCGAAGTGGATGCGCATTATGTACTTGAGGCGGGGGTCGTTGGTGACATTGCCGAGGCCCTGAATGAGATCGCAGACCAGGCTCGTCCGCGGGAAAGCAAGATTGCGCACAGCCTGCGCCAGATCATCGTGGACGAACTGCAGGCCTACGAAAATGACCAGGGATTCCCGGTCAAGCCGCAGAAAATCGTATCTGACTTGCGCCGGGTGCTGGACAAGGAAGATATCGCCATCTCCGATGTTGGCGCCCACAAGATGTGGATGGCCCGGATGTACAAGGCGGAGGCGCCGAATACCTGCATCATCTCGAACGGCTTCGCGTCGATGGGTATCGCCTTGCCCGGTGCGATTGCCGCAAAGCTGACTTATCCCGAGCGAAAAGTCGTGGCCGTTACCGGCGATGCCGGTTTTTTGATGAATTGCCAGGAACTGGAAACAGCAGTGAGACTCGGACTGGAACTGGTTGTTTTGATCTGGAACGACAGTAAGTACGGGCTGATCGAGTGGCACCAGAACAAAAAATTCGGCCGTACCAGCCACATCGATTTTAGCAACCCCGATTTTGTCAAGTTTGCCGAAAGTTTCGGTGCGAAAGGATATCGGGTGGAGAGTGCCGGCGATCTTTTGCCGACGCTCGAGCAGGCTCTTTCCTGTGGCACGGTTGCGATAGTCGATTGTCCGGTTGACTACCGGGAGAACATGATACTTACCGAAAAACTGGGGAATCTGAAGGTCAGAATCTGA
- a CDS encoding aldehyde dehydrogenase family protein, translating into MSEHFALMVPGADAEGEPLTVSAPFDSQAIATVGRGGQAAAEQAMATAHGLYRNRDGWLSPARRIEILKKTADLLHRQREFLATESAREGGKPLADSLVEIDRAADSFRSCVDHLRVQAGNCIPMNITPSSANRLAFTIHEPIGVVLAFSAFNHPLNLIAHQIGPAIAAGCPVIVKPAEATPLSCMRIVAIVREAGLPEGWCQALVTTGRDVSMAMVSDPRVAFFSFIGSSKVGWMLRSKLAPGTRCALEHGGAAPAIVMADADLEQAVPLLSKGGMYHAGQVCVSVQRIFAHSVIIDKLAQQLAQACDGLKVGDPTLAETEVGPLIREAEVQRVDAWVREAIDGGASLLCGGKILSATTYQPTVLLNPPADVRVSTQEIFGPVVCLYGFADVDDAIARANSLPFSFQASVFTRDIDSALRVSRRIDAASVMINDHTAFRVDWMPFAGFKESGYGVGGIPYTLKDMQVAKQIVIKSGEI; encoded by the coding sequence ATGAGCGAGCATTTCGCATTGATGGTGCCCGGCGCCGACGCGGAAGGCGAACCGCTGACGGTAAGCGCGCCATTTGATAGCCAGGCGATCGCGACCGTCGGCCGGGGTGGCCAGGCGGCGGCGGAGCAGGCGATGGCGACGGCCCATGGCTTGTACCGCAACCGGGATGGCTGGCTCAGCCCGGCCAGGCGTATTGAAATTCTCAAGAAGACGGCTGATCTGTTGCACCGGCAAAGAGAGTTCCTGGCGACAGAGTCTGCGCGCGAGGGCGGCAAGCCGTTGGCGGATTCGCTGGTCGAGATAGACCGTGCGGCAGACAGTTTTCGCAGTTGTGTCGATCACCTGCGCGTCCAGGCGGGCAACTGCATTCCAATGAATATCACGCCGTCATCGGCAAACCGCCTGGCGTTTACCATTCACGAGCCGATCGGCGTGGTGCTGGCGTTCAGCGCTTTCAATCACCCTTTGAACCTGATTGCTCACCAGATCGGCCCGGCGATCGCCGCCGGCTGCCCGGTCATTGTCAAACCGGCGGAAGCAACGCCGCTGTCGTGCATGCGCATCGTAGCCATCGTTCGCGAGGCGGGCCTGCCCGAGGGTTGGTGCCAGGCGCTGGTGACGACTGGCCGCGATGTTTCGATGGCGATGGTGAGCGATCCGCGAGTGGCTTTTTTCAGCTTTATCGGCAGCAGCAAGGTTGGCTGGATGCTGCGCTCGAAGCTGGCTCCCGGTACCCGCTGCGCGCTCGAACACGGCGGGGCAGCGCCGGCGATCGTGATGGCCGACGCGGACCTGGAGCAGGCCGTTCCTTTGCTCAGCAAGGGCGGCATGTATCACGCTGGCCAGGTCTGTGTGTCCGTGCAAAGAATTTTCGCGCACAGCGTGATCATCGATAAGTTGGCACAGCAGCTGGCCCAGGCCTGTGACGGTCTCAAAGTGGGCGACCCCACGCTGGCAGAAACGGAGGTGGGGCCGCTGATTCGCGAGGCCGAAGTACAAAGGGTGGATGCATGGGTACGCGAAGCTATCGATGGCGGCGCCAGTTTGTTGTGCGGCGGGAAAATTCTTTCGGCCACGACTTACCAGCCGACCGTGTTGCTGAACCCGCCGGCCGATGTACGGGTCAGCACACAAGAGATCTTTGGTCCGGTCGTCTGCCTTTACGGGTTTGCCGATGTCGATGACGCGATCGCCCGCGCGAACAGCCTGCCGTTTTCGTTCCAGGCCTCTGTGTTTACGCGGGACATCGACAGCGCACTGCGGGTTAGCCGGCGCATCGATGCGGCGTCAGTTATGATCAACGACCACACTGCATTTCGCGTCGACTGGATGCCATTCGCAGGCTTCAAGGAATCGGGATACGGCGTCGGTGGAATTCCCTATACCCTGAAAGATATGCAGGTAGCAAAACAGATCGTTATCAAGTCCGGGGAAATATAG
- a CDS encoding FMN-binding glutamate synthase family protein has product MRMMRGFVYFLLALAAALTGFALTTGPSWLLWPASAALGFGLLGVRDMTQIRHSVMRNYPIFSHMRWIFEGLRPEFRQYFFESDLSGTPFNREQRSLVYQRAKNVEDNKPFGTEKDVYESHYSWVNHSAMPRPVQQEQFRVAVGGKSCKAPYSLSVFNVSAMSFGSLSGNAIEALNKGAKEGGFAHDTGEGSISRYHRKHGGDLIWEIGSGYFGCRHEDGSFDPDLYASQAASDQVKMIEIKLSQGAKPGHGGVLPGSKVSAEIAEARHVPVGQDCISPARHSAFSTPVELMQFIARLRELSGGKPVGFKLCVGHYWEFAAMVKAMLKTGICPDFIVVDGSEGGTGAAPLEFSNHMGTPLREGLFFVHNLIYGAGLREQIKLGASGKIVSAFDMVRNMAIGADWCNSARGFMFSIGCIQSQVCHTNRCPVGVATQDKNRSQALVVEDKWRRVANFHRNTMRALAEFVAASGFDHPKDLRPWHFYRRTGSADTRPGHLLHEFLDHGEILEGTVKEPWATAWALADPDQFRPREIAHRELCPPHGSGEAKSA; this is encoded by the coding sequence ATGAGGATGATGCGTGGATTTGTCTATTTTCTGTTGGCGCTGGCGGCGGCGCTGACCGGCTTTGCCCTGACCACCGGTCCGTCCTGGCTGCTCTGGCCGGCGTCTGCAGCCCTGGGCTTCGGGTTGCTGGGCGTCCGGGACATGACCCAGATACGCCACAGCGTAATGCGCAATTACCCGATTTTTTCCCACATGCGCTGGATATTCGAGGGTCTACGACCCGAATTCCGGCAGTACTTTTTCGAGTCGGATCTTAGCGGCACGCCTTTTAACCGCGAACAAAGATCGCTGGTGTACCAGCGCGCCAAGAACGTGGAAGACAACAAGCCCTTTGGGACGGAAAAGGACGTTTACGAATCTCATTATTCCTGGGTGAACCACAGCGCCATGCCGCGGCCGGTTCAACAAGAGCAGTTTCGGGTCGCGGTTGGCGGCAAGTCCTGCAAGGCCCCGTATTCGCTCTCGGTTTTCAATGTTTCGGCGATGAGCTTTGGCTCTCTCAGCGGCAACGCCATCGAGGCGCTCAACAAGGGCGCGAAGGAGGGCGGATTCGCCCACGACACGGGCGAGGGGAGCATCAGCCGCTACCATCGAAAACACGGCGGCGATCTCATTTGGGAAATCGGCAGCGGCTACTTCGGCTGCCGCCACGAAGACGGCAGCTTCGATCCGGACCTGTACGCGAGCCAGGCGGCCAGCGACCAGGTCAAAATGATCGAAATCAAGTTGTCCCAGGGCGCCAAGCCCGGTCATGGCGGTGTTCTGCCGGGTTCAAAAGTTTCCGCAGAAATCGCGGAGGCCCGGCATGTCCCGGTGGGTCAGGATTGCATCTCGCCGGCGCGGCACAGCGCTTTTTCCACGCCGGTGGAATTGATGCAGTTTATCGCTCGTCTGCGCGAACTGTCAGGCGGCAAGCCGGTTGGATTCAAATTGTGCGTGGGCCATTACTGGGAATTTGCCGCGATGGTCAAGGCGATGCTGAAAACCGGGATATGCCCGGATTTCATCGTCGTGGACGGCTCGGAAGGCGGCACCGGCGCCGCGCCGCTGGAGTTTTCGAATCATATGGGAACACCGCTTCGCGAAGGCCTGTTTTTCGTCCACAACCTGATCTACGGCGCGGGCCTGCGGGAGCAGATCAAACTGGGTGCGAGCGGCAAGATCGTTTCCGCTTTCGACATGGTTCGCAACATGGCCATCGGTGCGGACTGGTGCAATTCTGCCCGTGGCTTCATGTTCTCGATCGGCTGCATTCAGTCGCAGGTCTGCCATACCAATCGCTGCCCGGTCGGCGTCGCCACCCAGGACAAAAACCGCAGCCAGGCGCTGGTGGTTGAAGATAAATGGCGCAGGGTTGCAAATTTTCATCGCAACACCATGCGCGCGCTGGCCGAATTTGTTGCGGCCTCCGGCTTTGACCACCCGAAAGATCTTCGTCCCTGGCATTTTTACCGGCGCACAGGGTCGGCCGATACCAGGCCCGGACATTTGTTGCATGAGTTTCTCGACCATGGCGAAATACTCGAAGGTACGGTAAAGGAACCGTGGGCAACGGCCTGGGCACTGGCGGATCCGGACCAGTTCCGCCCGCGCGAGATTGCTCATCGCGAGCTTTGCCCGCCGCACGGCTCCGGGGAGGCTAAGAGCGCGTAA
- a CDS encoding nitrilase gives MTDLYYSAACQTDFPSPSGRGQIGANSKRMCEIIEQTICGYEPFFDVRLLAFPEFAHSPPAYPTVAALRKKLAIPVPNEHTDAYEKLAKKYGCYIQTGSFLEADPDYPDAVFNTTVLIGPGGILSKYRKVNPWLPWEVHTSPHDIEDYPHDPLPVVETELGRLAVATCYDWLIPETIRELAFKGAELIVRISAYMDPWGTAQPMDWWTLINRTRALENSVYVVAANQGASFRNYPPFSWPGGSMVVDYDGRILAQADPGPGEKVVVAPIHIDMLRAERDRRSGHDMRAHLRTGLHSYFKQEWLAPAKGPIDSAGIEGRIGDAKGRLRQNRPGKHGAKQ, from the coding sequence ATGACCGATCTGTATTATTCAGCGGCCTGCCAGACCGATTTTCCCAGTCCATCCGGGCGCGGGCAGATCGGCGCCAATAGCAAACGCATGTGCGAAATTATCGAGCAGACGATTTGTGGTTACGAACCGTTTTTCGATGTCCGGCTGCTGGCGTTTCCGGAATTCGCGCATTCGCCGCCAGCCTATCCGACGGTCGCCGCATTGCGAAAAAAATTAGCCATCCCGGTTCCCAACGAGCATACGGATGCTTATGAAAAGCTGGCAAAGAAGTATGGCTGCTATATCCAGACGGGTTCGTTCCTGGAGGCGGACCCGGATTATCCGGACGCGGTTTTCAATACCACGGTGTTGATCGGGCCGGGCGGAATCCTGTCGAAGTATCGCAAGGTGAATCCCTGGCTGCCCTGGGAGGTGCATACGAGCCCTCATGATATCGAGGATTACCCCCACGACCCCTTGCCCGTGGTCGAAACTGAACTGGGCCGGCTGGCGGTCGCCACTTGTTACGACTGGCTTATTCCAGAGACTATCCGCGAGCTGGCGTTCAAGGGGGCTGAATTGATCGTCCGCATTTCCGCCTACATGGATCCGTGGGGCACCGCGCAACCCATGGATTGGTGGACCTTGATAAACCGAACGCGGGCGCTTGAGAACTCGGTCTATGTCGTAGCCGCCAACCAGGGGGCCAGCTTCAGGAACTACCCGCCGTTTAGCTGGCCGGGCGGCAGCATGGTGGTCGATTATGATGGGCGGATACTTGCGCAGGCGGACCCCGGCCCTGGCGAGAAAGTCGTGGTTGCGCCGATTCACATCGACATGCTGCGCGCCGAAAGAGACCGCCGCAGCGGTCATGATATGCGCGCCCACCTGCGTACCGGTTTGCATAGTTATTTCAAGCAAGAATGGCTGGCGCCGGCCAAGGGGCCGATTGACAGTGCAGGTATCGAGGGCCGGATCGGCGACGCCAAAGGCCGGCTGAGGCAGAACCGGCCAGGCAAACACGGAGCGAAACAATGA
- a CDS encoding VCBS repeat-containing protein, with translation MKQGWRGQATGSALILGGLILLNACEWQSAGPNAEQIAMNNRGVAQMGHFQYAAAQQTFAALIEKYPEWTDARVNLAIAMLNRQLEGDEAAALAIVDQVLTDEPGHVRADYVAGLLRLYLGETAAALSHFSRVTEADPKDAYAAYYLGQVLLQVSQPEKALVWYQKAMELDPYLRSAYYSSALVLRRSGDREQATRMLSDYQRFKDNPRARLAEFKYTRMGPKAEAIALGDIADSQTPEPAGPVFADAVEHLVGLPVGELSSADIDQDGRQDLFIAAPGGSLVLLGADGTFQPAHEHPLSGVKQVRGALWGDIDNDGLLDVYFCREGKNQLWRQTAAGSWRADTTKPLDHEGHCAGGAVFDADHDGDLDYFLVNSDGPAELLNNNLDGSFRPLAASQGLAGDGRGGRQVLVADLDSDRDADLIVLNQQPPHAVYLNDRLWKYQPADGLDDFIGQALTAIVVGDLDADGRVEIYGADPAGRLLVWSRSVAGSWQRSELMRNGSAASWLALQDFDGDGYEELVWADDTGTQLIALGGVKRGTVTIVNSSPSAARLPLVREGQRGASLIFLDEGGRLTELPPGPGRHEFVLLALTGKEETAESMRSNRSGIGTQVALRHGANWTMGSTFSRDSGPGQSLQPLAMGLAGLQAADFVAINWSDGVFQTELDLAAGQLYRIPETQRQLSSCPVLFAWDGQKYRFISDLLGVGGLGFFVSPGQAAEPRPWEYFLFPKDSLVARDGRLQIKIAEPMEENAYLDQVKIHVYDLPDGWSMIMDERMATGAPEVSGEPIFYRHVDWPVSARNQLGQDVTDAILLADLKPAATGARDPRFIGKLAQEQRLTLDFGKPLSAPVAGAKPVLIVDGWVEYPYSQTVFAAWQAGESYSPPSLEYRDGAGKWHMLYPEFGYPAGMPRKMALPLDRLPEDANALRLSSNLEVYWDRVGVAWAEDLTSYRHEVLPLQSARMARSGFPLRTTGPERQPYYRYSDRSQYWDTRYMPGFYTDFGPITELLERHDDALAIIGPGEEVHMEFAEPAPPADGYRQWLVLEARGYAKDMDLYTVNGESVGPLPVSLTPAAGVDRRAEQISERNGLNSRYNTRFQAGR, from the coding sequence ATGAAGCAAGGCTGGCGAGGGCAAGCAACGGGTAGCGCGCTGATTCTGGGTGGACTGATCCTGCTCAATGCCTGCGAATGGCAATCTGCCGGGCCGAATGCCGAACAAATCGCGATGAATAACCGCGGTGTCGCCCAGATGGGCCATTTCCAATATGCTGCGGCCCAGCAAACCTTTGCTGCGCTGATCGAGAAATACCCGGAGTGGACCGATGCCAGGGTCAACCTTGCGATCGCCATGCTGAACCGCCAGCTAGAAGGCGATGAAGCAGCGGCGCTGGCCATTGTCGACCAGGTGCTCACGGATGAGCCTGGTCATGTCCGGGCCGATTATGTTGCTGGCTTGTTGCGCCTGTATCTGGGTGAAACCGCTGCGGCGTTGTCTCATTTCAGCCGGGTAACGGAAGCCGATCCCAAGGATGCCTATGCCGCCTATTACCTCGGGCAGGTATTGCTGCAGGTGAGTCAGCCGGAAAAAGCGCTGGTCTGGTACCAGAAAGCCATGGAACTGGATCCATACCTGCGCTCGGCATATTACAGTTCCGCGCTGGTTTTGCGGCGATCAGGCGATCGGGAACAGGCAACCCGGATGCTGTCTGATTACCAGCGGTTCAAAGACAATCCACGGGCGCGGCTCGCGGAATTCAAGTACACGCGCATGGGGCCAAAAGCCGAGGCGATTGCGTTGGGAGATATCGCTGACAGCCAGACACCCGAACCCGCCGGTCCGGTATTTGCCGATGCCGTCGAACATTTGGTTGGTCTTCCGGTGGGCGAGCTCAGCAGCGCTGATATCGACCAGGACGGACGACAGGACTTGTTCATTGCCGCACCGGGAGGGTCACTGGTACTGCTTGGCGCTGACGGCACGTTCCAGCCGGCGCATGAGCACCCGTTGAGCGGGGTCAAACAAGTTCGGGGCGCCCTGTGGGGCGATATCGATAACGATGGCCTGCTCGATGTCTATTTTTGCCGCGAGGGGAAAAATCAGCTCTGGCGCCAGACCGCTGCTGGAAGCTGGCGAGCAGACACCACGAAACCTCTGGACCATGAGGGCCACTGCGCCGGCGGTGCGGTTTTCGATGCGGATCACGATGGCGATCTCGATTATTTTCTGGTGAACAGCGATGGCCCTGCCGAGCTGCTGAACAACAACCTGGATGGCAGCTTTCGTCCGCTCGCGGCAAGCCAGGGCCTGGCTGGCGACGGGCGGGGTGGCCGCCAGGTGCTGGTCGCAGATCTCGACAGCGATCGCGACGCTGACCTGATCGTGCTGAATCAACAGCCGCCACATGCCGTGTACCTCAATGACAGGCTCTGGAAATACCAGCCGGCCGATGGCCTGGACGATTTTATCGGGCAGGCGCTGACCGCGATTGTGGTCGGCGACCTGGATGCCGATGGCCGGGTCGAGATCTATGGCGCGGACCCGGCTGGCCGCCTGCTGGTCTGGTCACGATCGGTAGCCGGCAGCTGGCAGCGCAGCGAGCTGATGCGCAACGGGTCCGCGGCGAGCTGGCTGGCGCTGCAGGATTTTGACGGTGACGGTTATGAGGAGCTGGTCTGGGCCGATGATACCGGCACGCAACTGATCGCACTGGGCGGAGTAAAAAGGGGCACAGTGACCATCGTCAATAGCAGTCCGTCGGCCGCTCGCCTGCCGTTGGTGCGCGAGGGTCAGCGAGGAGCGTCGCTGATTTTTCTGGATGAAGGCGGCCGGCTCACCGAACTGCCGCCGGGACCCGGCCGGCATGAATTTGTCCTGCTGGCGCTGACCGGCAAAGAAGAGACGGCGGAGTCGATGCGCTCGAATCGTTCCGGCATCGGCACGCAGGTCGCCCTGCGGCACGGAGCGAACTGGACCATGGGCAGTACTTTCAGTCGCGACTCGGGGCCCGGCCAAAGTCTGCAGCCGCTGGCAATGGGGCTGGCCGGGCTACAGGCCGCCGATTTTGTCGCGATCAACTGGTCGGACGGTGTTTTTCAAACCGAGCTGGACCTGGCTGCGGGTCAGCTTTACCGGATTCCGGAAACCCAGCGCCAGCTTTCGAGTTGCCCGGTCCTGTTTGCCTGGGATGGCCAGAAATATCGTTTTATCAGTGATTTGCTCGGCGTAGGGGGGCTGGGCTTTTTTGTATCGCCGGGGCAGGCGGCGGAACCGAGGCCGTGGGAATATTTCCTGTTTCCCAAAGATTCCCTGGTGGCGAGAGACGGGCGTCTGCAGATCAAGATAGCCGAACCCATGGAAGAAAACGCCTACCTGGACCAGGTGAAAATTCATGTCTACGATCTCCCGGATGGCTGGTCCATGATCATGGATGAACGCATGGCTACCGGTGCGCCGGAGGTTAGCGGTGAGCCGATTTTTTATCGCCATGTCGACTGGCCGGTTTCGGCCCGCAACCAGCTGGGACAGGATGTGACCGATGCCATATTGCTCGCCGACCTCAAGCCGGCCGCGACCGGCGCCCGCGACCCTCGTTTTATCGGCAAACTGGCGCAGGAGCAGCGCCTGACACTGGATTTCGGCAAACCGCTGAGCGCGCCGGTCGCTGGCGCCAAACCGGTATTGATCGTCGATGGCTGGGTCGAGTACCCGTACTCACAGACTGTTTTTGCGGCGTGGCAGGCCGGTGAATCCTACTCGCCGCCCAGCCTGGAGTATCGGGATGGCGCGGGAAAATGGCACATGCTTTACCCGGAGTTCGGGTACCCGGCCGGTATGCCAAGAAAAATGGCCTTGCCGCTGGACCGCCTGCCCGAGGATGCAAATGCACTCAGGCTGTCGAGCAACCTCGAAGTGTACTGGGACAGGGTTGGCGTCGCTTGGGCCGAGGACTTGACCAGCTACCGCCATGAAGTGCTTCCCTTGCAATCGGCGCGCATGGCGCGCAGCGGTTTTCCGCTGCGCACCACCGGGCCGGAACGACAACCGTATTACCGGTACAGCGATCGCAGCCAGTACTGGGATACGCGCTACATGCCGGGTTTTTACACGGATTTTGGCCCGATAACCGAATTGCTGGAAAGACATGACGATGCGCTCGCCATCATAGGGCCGGGTGAAGAGGTGCATATGGAGTTCGCCGAGCCCGCCCCGCCTGCCGATGGCTACCGGCAATGGCTGGTGCTCGAGGCCAGGGGGTATGCCAAGGATATGGATCTTTATACTGTGAATGGCGAAAGCGTCGGGCCGCTGCCGGTAAGCTTAACGCCGGCGGCTGGCGTAGATCGGCGGGCCGAGCAGATCAGCGAGCGCAACGGCCTGAATTCAAGGTACAATACGCGGTTCCAGGCTGGCCGATAG